Proteins from one Scyliorhinus canicula chromosome 6, sScyCan1.1, whole genome shotgun sequence genomic window:
- the cmpk2 gene encoding UMP-CMP kinase 2, mitochondrial: protein MNVRCSLEMAQSLRSALYKEWAKRVFAIECSTNSEPLYFALNPTPQGHWDENSCLHQLLTRAQTYSVCIASDNRIAGAESYIRLRDQLSGLPERCRVMELMAFSPNQQGSLIKGFLIQDDEHLKETERVLQELVRADEQTALCSYTRDDGGRIWQRLRLLTAGQEREVSCNCICWADRPQLHPSVLNIKNSVIFCKYEDAYGVLEECVGLVPKAKDILQLADQCDRTCKKGPFPVIAIEGLDATGKSTLTEALRNSIQATLLKSPPDCIGHLRETFDAKPPPIRRAFYALGNYITASTIASVSEKSPVIVDRFWHSTAAYAIATEISGKVDNLPPLHHELYQWPQDLVQPDLVLLLTVDAEERVRRLEQRGEMRTKEEIELEANSLFRQKVEATYRRMENPACVVVDASVSKEEVLRNALLVIKKHCDCEQT from the exons atgaatgtccgctgcagcttggagatggcccagtcactgaggtcgGCCCTGTACAAGGAATGGGCCAAAAGGGTCTTCGCAATCGAGTGCAGCACTAACTCAGAGCCGCTTTATTTCGCTCTAAACCCAACCCCCCAGGGGCACTGGGATGAGAATTCCTGTTTGCATCAACTCCTGACCCGCGCCCAAACCTACTCGGTTTGCATCGCCTCTGACAACAGGATTGCAGGTGCAGAATCTTACATCCGCCTGCGAGATCAGCTCAGCGGGCTGCCCGAAAGATGCCGCGTGATGGAACTGATGGCCTTTTCCCCAAACCAGCAGGGATCATTGATCAAGGGCTTTTTGATTCAAGACGATGAACACTTGAAGGAGACAGAGCGGGTGTTGCAGGAGCTGGTCCGTGCAGACGAGCAGACAGCCCTGTGCAGCTACACAAGGGATGATGGGGGCAGAATATGGCAGAGGCTGAGGCTGCTCACTGCTGGCCAGGAGAGGGAGGTCTCCTGCAACTGCATCTGCTGGGCTGACAGACCGCAGCTCCATCCCTCTGTCTTAAACATCAAAAATTCAGTTATATTCTGCAAGTATGAAGATGCTTATGGCGTTCTGGAAGAG TGTGTAGGTCTGGTTCCCAAAGCCAAGGATATTCTGCAATTAGCGGATCAGTGTGACAGGACGTGTAAAAAGGGTCCATTTCCAGTAATTGCGATAGAAGGACTCGATGCAACAG GAAAAAGTACTTTGACCGAGGCTTTAAGAAACTCTATCCAAGCAACACTTTTGAAGTCCCCACCAGATTGCATTGGCCACTTGAGAGAAACGTTTGACGCAAAGCCACCTCCCATTCGACGGGCTTTTTATGCTTTAGGCAATTACATTACTGCTTCCACCATAGCAAGTGTGTCTGAAAAGTCTCCAGTAATTGTAGACCG ATTTTGGCATAGCACTGCAGCGTATGCAATTGCGACAGAAATCAGTGGAAAGGTGGACAACCTGCCACCCCTACACCATGAATTATACCAGTGGCCCCAAGATCTAGTTCAACCAGATTTGGTGCTGTTGCTCACAGTCGATGCAGAGGAGAGAGTCCGTCGCTTAGAACAAAGAGGAGAGATGAGAACAAAGGAAGAAATCGAGCTGGAAGCAAACAGTTTATTTCGACAGAA GGTGGAAGCAACTTACagaagaatggagaatccagcctgtgttGTGGTCGATGCCAGTGTTTCAAAGGAAGAGGTCCTTCGAAATGCTCTTCTTGTAATTAAAAAACACTGTGACTGTGAACAAACCTGA